A genomic region of Elaeis guineensis isolate ETL-2024a chromosome 9, EG11, whole genome shotgun sequence contains the following coding sequences:
- the LOC105051751 gene encoding mitogen-activated protein kinase kinase kinase 3 — protein MPAWWRGFSKSRSKSKSTSSPRKKDKALAEVVEEEEGFRRESKKEKANSFDEVLLSRKSRDPSPVGGARGGGPGVGFAFGHPLPRPSSNSSPLPTLPHDHGVGTGSASASVSSASSSGSSEETADLGFYRYPEPINIPRCRNMTTDSQRHHHGTEDRHLFSCSPVLERPRPAELPVSPRKEFRMHGFDGSSNVNAYTHFQTPTETVFQTRAPSSPPGSRGHPFPTSPRHPRAFNLCPGSPTYKQDDLRSPPHPLPLPPGSPSSSSTRSLQSQWKKGKLLGRGTFGHVYLGFNSESGQMCAVKEVKVISDDSNSKECLKQLSQEITLLSQLSHPNIVQYYGSELADDTLSVYLEYVSGGSIHKLLQEYGPFREPVIRSYAGQILSGLAYLHGRNTVHRDIKGANILVDPNGEIKLADFGMAKHMSSYTSIRSFKGSPYWMAPEVIMNGKGYNLSVDIWSLGCTILEMATSKPPWSQYEGVAAIFKIGNSKDIPEIPEHLSSDAKSFLRRCLQRDPSARPTAAQLMDHPFVRDQPLIKAAKFNMVRDLLPSSSDGNHSKITTELSSKRSFSPLHVRDHGVRHVTEFPSAFPSGYRNLSDPVSMRMNMSLPVSPCSSPLRQFKQYNRSCLPSPPHPAFSAGAINYSPINHALYPVRPSGNLTDPWPDISQLKSPSPFDSPRRL, from the exons ATGCCGGCTTGGTGGAGGGGGTTCTCGAAATCGAGATCGAAATCGAAGTCTACTTCGAGTCCAAGGAAGAAGGACAAGGCGCTGGCGGaggtggtggaggaggaggaggggtttCGGAGGGAAAGCAAGAAGGAGAAGGCTAATAGTTTCGATGAGGTTCTTCTTTCAAGGAAGAGCAGAGATCCATCGCCTGTCGGTGGTGCCCGTGGTGGTGGGCCGGGGGTTGGGTTTGCCTTTGGGCATCCGCTTCCCCGCCCATCGTCCAACTCTTCCCCATTGCCGACTTTGCCCCACGACCATGGGGTGGGAACGGGGTCTGCTTCGGCGTCGGTGTCCAGTGCCAGCTCCTCCGGTTCTTCGGAGGAGACTGCGGATCTGGGTTTCTATAG ATACCCGGAACCAATCAACATACCGAGGTGCAGAAATATGACAACTGATTCACAGAGGCATCATCACGGTACTGAAGACAGGCATCTCTTCTCTTGCAGTCCAGTTTTGGAGCGTCCTAGACCTGCCGAACTCCCGGTTTCACCAAGAAAAGAGTTTCGAATGCATGGTTTTGATGGTTCTTCTAATGTAAATGCTTATACTCATTTCCAAACTCCCACAGAGACTGTCTTCCAAACAAGAGCACCTAGCTCTCCCCCTGGCTCAAGAGGCCATCCATTTCCTACATCCCCTCGACATCCCAGAGCGTTCAACTTATGCCCGGGGTCGCCAACTTATAAACAGGATGATCTGAGGAGCCCACCTCATCCATTACCCCTTCCTCCAGGTTCTCCCAGCTCTTCTTCTACACGTTCTCTTCAGTCACAGTGGAAGAAGGGAAAGTTATTGGGCAGGGGAACATTTGGCCATGTCTATCTTGGATTTAATAG TGAGAGTGGGCAGATGTGTGCAGTTAAGGAGGTCAAAGTTATTTCTGATGactcaaattcaaaagaatgccTCAAGCAACTAAGCCAG GAAATAACTTTGCTTAGTCAGCTCTCACATCCCAACATTGTGCAGTACTATGGCAGTGAACTG GCTGATGACACACTTTCAGTTTATCTTGAGTATGTCTCTGGTGGTTCTATTCATAAATTGCTTCAGGAGTATGGCCCGTTCAGAGAACCAGTCATTCGTAGTTATGCTGGACAGATTCTTTCTGGGCTTGCCTATTTACATGGGAGGAATACTGTGCATAG GGACATTAAAGGGGCAAACATACTTGTAGATCCTAATGGTGAAATTAAGCTTGCTGATTTTGGCATGGCCAAACAT ATGTCATCTTACACTTCAATACGTTCTTTTAAAGGAAGTCCTTATTGGATGGCTCCTGAG GTTATCATGAATGGCAAAGGATACAATCTCTCAGTGGATATATGGAGCCTTGGATGTACAATTCTTGAGATGGCGACTTCAAAACCTCCTTGGAGCCAGTATGAAGGG GTAGCTGCAATATTTAAAATTGGGAATAGTAAAGATATACCAGAAATCCCAGAGCACCTTTCTTCTGATGCGAAAAGTTTTCTAAGGCGATGTTTGCAGCGTGACCCATCAGCTCGTCCTACAGCAGCCCAACTGATGGATCACCCTTTTGTTCGAGATCAACCACTCATAAAAGCTGCAAAGTTCAACATGGTCAGGGACTTGTTGCCTTCTTCTTCTGATGGAAACCATAGTAAG ATCACAACGGAGTTATCCTCCAAGAGAAGTTTTTCTCCTCTACATGTTAGAGACCACGGAGTAAGACATGTAACTGAATTTCCCTCAGCATTTCCTTCAGGATATAGAAATCTAAG TGATCCAGTCAGCATGAGAATGAATATGTCTTTGCCAGTTTCACCCTGTTCGAGTCCACTACGGCAATTCAAACAGTATAATAGAAGTTGCTTACCTTCTCCTCCTCATCCCGCCTTTTCAGCTGGAGCAATCAACTATAGTCCAATCAACCATGCGCTTTACCCAGTGAGACCAAGCGGTAACCTCACAGATCCTTGGCCAGATATCTCTCAGCTGAAATCTCCGTCGCCTTTCGACTCTCCAAGAAGACTATAG
- the LOC105051753 gene encoding transcription factor MYB3R-1: MVSSSAATGTDDTKVCPRGHWRPGEDEKLRQLVEQYGPQNWNSIAEKLKGRSGKSCRLRWFNQLDPRINKRPFTEEEEERLLTAHRIHGNKWALIARLFPGRTDNAVKNHWHVVMARRHRERSRLFVKRSCQDHILSSSDGTANALLTSFSGPPEGSNSRHLRPDSRRIFEFGSSTTDRIAVSPSASSLSWAFSGSTNPSSRQILGFDRKNYYSPKYNYNVLESSRFHDQSLGPYNYHMFKSFNALCETDYKRVAPHFIRFSGTGDSCRSEVMTADELVSLGDSSARAMNHRADDNQQEDGDDSLACKDVPFIDFLGVGITS, from the exons ATGGTATCGTCATCAGCAGCCACCGGAACCGATGACACGAAGGTTTGCCCTCGAGGGCACTGGAGACCTGGCGAAGACGAGAAGTTAAGGCAGCTCGTCGAGCAGTATGGTCCTCAGAACTGGAACTCCATTGCCGAGAAGCTGAAAGGGAGGTCAG GAAAAAGCTGTAGATTGAGGTGGTTTAACCAACTTGACCCAAGAATTAACAAGAGACCATTcacagaggaagaggaagagagactcCTCACAGCTCATCGCATTCATGGAAACAAGTGGGCGTTGATAGCCCGACTTTTCCCTGGTAGAACCGATAACGCTGTGAAGAACCATTGGCATGTGGTCATGGCTCGGCGGCACAGAGAGCGATCGAGGCTCTTCGTCAAGAGAAGTTGCCAGGACCACATTCTCAGTAGCTCCGATGGCACCGCGAATGCCCTTCTTACCTCCTTCTCAGGCCCTCCAGAGGGAAGCAACTCGAGACACCTCCGACCGGATTCTCGAAGAATATTCGAGTTTGGAAGCTCCACCACTGATAGGATCGCCGTTTCGCCTTCGGCTTCATCGCTTTCTTGGGCTTTCTCTGGATCGACCAACCCATCGTCACGTCAAATTCTTGgttttgatagaaaaaattactatagtcctaaatataattataatgtTCTCGAGAGCTCCCGCTTCCATGACCAGTCTCTTGGCCCTTATAATTATCATATGTTCAAAAGTTTCAATGCATTGTGTGAGACTGACTACAAGCGGGTGGCTCCTCATTTCATCAGATTCTCCGGCACCGGCGACAGTTGCAGAAGTGAGGTAATGACTGCAGATGAATTAGTTAGTCTTGGGGATTCTTCGGCCAGAGCAATGAACCATAGAGCTGATGATAACCAGCAAGAGGATGGTGATGATTCCTTGGCATGCAAGGACGTTCCCTTTATCGATTTCCTGGGTGTTGGGATCACCTCTTGA
- the LOC140851668 gene encoding photosystem I reaction center subunit N, chloroplastic-like, with amino-acid sequence MAAMNSSVLACNYALSGASESSLKLMPVSSTASTSFSSPKLPVIRAQQVRAAEPKEVRGAEGRRAALLGLAAALFTTVAATSSANAGIIEEYLERSKANKELNDKKRLATSGANFARAYTVEFGTCKFPENFTGCQDLAKQKKVPFISDDLELECEGKDKFKCGSNVFWKW; translated from the exons ATGGCTGCCATGAATTCCAGTGTGTTGGCATGCAACTATGCCCTCTCAGGAGCATCGGAATCTAGCTTGAAGCTCATGCCTGTGTCATCAACTGCATCAACTTCATTTTCTAGCCCAAAACTGCCAGTGATCAGAGCCCAGCAAGTTCGGGCAGCTGAACCAAAGGAAGTAAGAGGAGCTGAGGGAAGAAGGGCCGCACTTCTCGGCCTGGCTGCCGCTCTCTTCACCACAGTGGCAGCTACCTCGTCAGCTAATGCTGGTATCATCGAGGAGTATCTTGAGAGAAGCAAAGCCAACAAG GAGCTGAATGACAAAAAGAGGTTGGCTACAAGTGGTGCAAACTTTGCTCGGGCATACACAGTGGAGTTCGGCACTTGCAAGTTCCCTGAGAACTTCACTGGCTGCCAAGATTTGGCTAAACAGAAG AAAGTGCCATTCATATCAGATGACTTGGAGTTAGAGTGTGAAGGCAAGGACAAGTTCAAGTGCGGATCCAATGTCTTCTGGAAATGGTGA
- the LOC140851705 gene encoding LOW QUALITY PROTEIN: photosystem I reaction center subunit N, chloroplastic-like (The sequence of the model RefSeq protein was modified relative to this genomic sequence to represent the inferred CDS: inserted 1 base in 1 codon) has product MAAMNSSVLACNYALSGASESSLKLMPVSSTASTSFSSPKLPVIRAQQVRAAEPKEVRGAEGRRAALLGLAAALFTTXAATSSANAGIIEEYLERSKANKELNDKKRLATSGANFARAYTVEFGTCKFPENFTGCQDLAKQKKVPFISDDLELECEGKDKFKCGSNVFWKW; this is encoded by the exons ATGGCTGCCATGAATTCCAGTGTGTTGGCATGCAACTATGCCCTCTCAGGAGCATCGGAATCTAGCTTGAAGCTCATGCCTGTGTCATCAACTGCATCAACTTCATTTTCTAGCCCAAAACTGCCAGTGATCAGAGCCCAGCAAGTTCGGGCAGCTGAACCAAAGGAAGTAAGAGGAGCTGAGGGAAGAAGGGCCGCACTTCTCGGCCTGGCTGCCGCTCTCTTCACCA GGGCAGCTACCTCGTCAGCTAATGCTGGTATCATCGAGGAGTATCTTGAGAGAAGCAAAGCCAACAAG GAGCTGAATGACAAAAAGAGGTTGGCTACAAGTGGTGCAAACTTTGCTCGGGCATACACAGTGGAGTTCGGCACTTGCAAGTTCCCTGAGAACTTCACTGGCTGCCAAGATTTGGCTAAACAGAAG AAAGTGCCATTCATATCAGATGACTTGGAGTTAGAGTGTGAAGGCAAGGACAAGTTCAAGTGCGGATCCAATGTCTTCTGGAAATGGTGA